Proteins from a single region of Fundidesulfovibrio putealis DSM 16056:
- a CDS encoding tRNA1(Val) (adenine(37)-N6)-methyltransferase produces the protein MTCDAPGVQEAREAFPNGLFQPEDGYRFSLDPLLLASFVLPKKNVRIADLGAGCGVAALAALLAHDSPREALGLDIDPAMTQAATANAAHLGLAGRFTAMTADVTRIREVLPPESFGLALANPPYRRLGTGLSCQDESRTQARFEAQGSLQDFLAAASWLLANKGALAMVFPAERLSELMTGCEAARLAPKRLRMVHSRLEEPARLVLLEAVKNAGTGLRALPPLVLYEGRGAATRLGAAALSFCPFLAKNP, from the coding sequence ATGACCTGCGACGCACCCGGCGTTCAGGAAGCGCGCGAGGCCTTCCCCAATGGCCTGTTCCAGCCTGAGGACGGCTACCGGTTCTCCCTGGACCCGCTGCTGCTGGCCTCGTTCGTGCTCCCCAAGAAGAACGTCCGCATTGCCGATTTGGGCGCGGGCTGCGGCGTGGCCGCCCTGGCCGCCCTGCTGGCCCACGACTCGCCGCGCGAGGCCCTGGGCCTGGACATCGACCCGGCCATGACCCAGGCCGCCACGGCCAACGCCGCGCATCTCGGACTCGCAGGCCGCTTCACGGCCATGACCGCAGACGTGACGCGCATCCGCGAGGTGCTACCTCCGGAGTCCTTCGGACTGGCGCTGGCCAATCCCCCCTACCGCAGGCTGGGCACGGGCCTCTCCTGCCAGGACGAATCGCGCACCCAGGCCCGGTTCGAGGCGCAGGGGAGCCTTCAGGACTTCCTGGCTGCGGCGTCCTGGCTATTGGCCAACAAGGGAGCCCTGGCCATGGTGTTCCCGGCTGAGCGGCTGTCTGAATTGATGACGGGATGCGAGGCGGCAAGGCTTGCGCCCAAACGGCTGCGGATGGTGCATTCACGCCTGGAGGAACCCGCGCGGCTGGTGCTGCTGGAGGCCGTCAAGAACGCCGGAACAGGGCTTCGCGCCCTCCCTCCGCTGGTGCTCTACGAAGGACGCGGGGCCGCCACGCGCCTTGGCGCGGCGGCCCTGTCGTTCTGCCCCTTCCTGGCGAAGAATCCGTAA
- the murJ gene encoding murein biosynthesis integral membrane protein MurJ produces MTDHVKSIAKNASVVGAATLLSRVLGFFRDVIVASVLGAGPAADAFYVAYRLPNTLRRLFAEGSMTMAFVPVFSSLRQEKGDEAAFAMTRSALVWLLCILGAVTVLAILFARPLTMLIAPGFADNPEQMELTVQLVRIVFPYIIQISIVALCMGALNSMGHFLAPALATSELNTVIIIGCGVAWLFGLDVPHALAWSVLVGGMGQMYMQHPALKRFGFRWIGPWKFLDEGVVRMGKLMLPTVFGAAVYQLNIVVGTLLASFLAAGSISALYYADRLVQFPLGVFGAAIGTVALPSLARLSASGQMPEFKHTLSASMSLTLFICLPATAGLMALAHPMVVVLFGRGAFTPEAAQATSAALMAYAVGLPAFACVRPLVSAFYALHDTKTPVRAGFISVIANIALGAALMFPLDLVGLALATSLSSWLNVWLLGRALRAKVGPWAELSRTTWISAGLSLLIGVGAYLTPVNNYAALALIVVWAVAYIGMAVALRVHEADMLMDFIKKRIARRRTPA; encoded by the coding sequence ATGACAGACCACGTCAAATCCATCGCGAAAAACGCCTCTGTGGTGGGAGCGGCAACGCTCCTGTCGCGCGTTCTGGGCTTTTTCCGCGACGTCATCGTCGCGTCCGTACTTGGGGCCGGGCCTGCCGCCGACGCCTTCTACGTGGCCTACCGCCTGCCCAACACCCTGCGCCGCCTGTTCGCCGAAGGCTCCATGACCATGGCCTTCGTGCCCGTGTTCTCGAGCCTTCGCCAGGAAAAGGGCGACGAGGCCGCCTTCGCCATGACCCGCTCGGCCCTGGTCTGGCTCTTGTGCATCCTTGGAGCGGTGACCGTGCTGGCAATCCTCTTCGCCAGGCCGCTGACCATGCTCATTGCGCCCGGCTTCGCGGACAACCCGGAGCAGATGGAACTCACCGTCCAGCTGGTGCGCATCGTCTTCCCCTACATCATCCAGATATCCATCGTGGCCCTGTGCATGGGCGCGCTCAATTCCATGGGGCATTTCCTGGCCCCGGCCCTGGCCACCAGCGAGCTGAACACCGTCATCATCATCGGCTGCGGCGTGGCTTGGCTGTTCGGACTGGACGTGCCCCACGCCCTGGCGTGGTCGGTGCTGGTGGGCGGCATGGGGCAGATGTACATGCAGCACCCGGCGCTCAAACGCTTCGGGTTCCGCTGGATCGGCCCCTGGAAGTTCCTCGACGAGGGCGTGGTGCGCATGGGCAAGCTCATGCTGCCCACGGTGTTCGGGGCGGCGGTCTACCAGCTGAACATCGTGGTGGGGACGCTTCTGGCCTCGTTTCTGGCGGCGGGGTCCATCTCGGCGCTCTACTACGCAGACCGGCTGGTGCAGTTCCCGCTGGGGGTGTTCGGGGCGGCCATCGGCACGGTAGCCCTGCCGAGCCTGGCGCGCCTCAGCGCGAGCGGTCAGATGCCCGAATTCAAGCACACGCTCTCGGCCTCCATGAGCCTGACCCTGTTCATCTGCCTGCCTGCCACGGCGGGGCTCATGGCCCTGGCCCACCCCATGGTGGTGGTGTTGTTCGGGCGCGGGGCCTTCACTCCGGAGGCGGCCCAGGCAACCTCGGCGGCGCTCATGGCCTACGCCGTGGGCCTGCCCGCCTTTGCCTGCGTGCGCCCGCTGGTCTCGGCCTTCTACGCCCTGCACGACACCAAAACCCCGGTGCGGGCCGGATTCATAAGCGTGATCGCCAACATCGCCCTGGGCGCGGCGCTCATGTTCCCGCTTGATCTTGTGGGGCTGGCCCTGGCCACCTCGCTGTCATCCTGGCTGAACGTCTGGCTGCTGGGACGCGCCCTGCGCGCCAAGGTCGGCCCCTGGGCGGAGCTTTCGCGCACCACGTGGATCAGCGCGGGCTTGAGTCTCCTTATCGGCGTCGGCGCGTATCTCACGCCGGTGAACAACTACGCCGCCCTGGCGCTGATCGTGGTGTGGGCCGTGGCGTACATAGGGATGGCCGTGGCGCTTCGGGTGCACGAGGCGGACATGCTCATGGACTTCATCAAAAAACGCATCGCCAGACGGCGCACCCCGGCCTGA
- a CDS encoding mechanosensitive ion channel family protein — MATPLKDLALTLYEAAPADLTLTAALTLATIALQAAQWRLRDKGVAILSLCKWLTAMAALRVLDVRVLKGVWAVPMDILLGVFLWMAFRAVLHDLYAGVYLTRIKRRPVNKIFLNLLSFVAALVLLGLGLRNVLNVDVGSILTSSAIITAVIGFSMQDTIGSLLSGLLIQTEKPFKTGDWIKVGDLEGQVVEITWRYTKLVTFSQNQVLIPNNAIAKDRVVNLSEPIPLSNMAVSVPAPVNVPPVKVKSALEEVLRKAQLVAKQPPPRVRVAEIDPDQITYRMVFFVEDFNDTVAARSEVLSLVWYEFKKQCIEIPMRRRQLSGARKATCAAPGDVLKLVGGVGLFAGMQPDELDLLAQCAAIRTFLPEASIMERGQTGTTMFILVAGHVSVSIDGNELSKLGPGDVFGEMAMLTGEPRLADVTALEPVSCLEIDREAFRGVLEKNPILVSNVTRIFQERVNKMRASTQADTAESTQSLLDRFRSIFW; from the coding sequence ATGGCAACCCCCCTGAAAGACCTCGCGCTGACCCTGTACGAAGCCGCCCCGGCCGACCTGACCCTGACCGCCGCCCTGACCCTGGCCACCATCGCCCTCCAGGCGGCGCAGTGGCGCCTGCGCGACAAAGGCGTGGCCATCCTGTCGCTGTGCAAATGGCTGACCGCCATGGCCGCCCTGCGGGTTCTGGACGTGCGCGTGCTCAAGGGCGTCTGGGCAGTGCCCATGGACATCCTCCTGGGCGTGTTCCTGTGGATGGCCTTCCGGGCCGTCCTGCACGACCTCTACGCGGGTGTGTACCTCACGCGCATCAAGCGCCGGCCGGTCAACAAGATTTTTTTGAACCTGCTCTCCTTCGTGGCGGCCCTGGTGCTCCTCGGCCTGGGCCTTCGAAACGTCCTGAACGTGGACGTGGGCTCCATCCTGACGTCTTCTGCCATCATCACCGCCGTGATCGGCTTCTCCATGCAGGACACCATCGGGAGCCTGCTGTCGGGGCTCCTGATCCAGACGGAAAAGCCCTTCAAGACCGGCGATTGGATCAAGGTGGGCGACCTGGAAGGCCAGGTGGTGGAGATCACCTGGCGCTACACCAAGCTGGTCACCTTCAGCCAGAATCAGGTGCTCATCCCCAACAACGCCATCGCCAAGGACCGCGTGGTCAACCTGAGCGAGCCGATACCGCTGAGCAACATGGCCGTGAGCGTGCCCGCCCCGGTGAACGTGCCCCCGGTCAAGGTGAAGAGCGCCCTGGAAGAGGTGTTGCGCAAGGCGCAGCTGGTGGCCAAGCAGCCGCCGCCCAGGGTGCGCGTCGCCGAGATCGACCCGGACCAGATCACCTACCGCATGGTCTTCTTCGTGGAGGACTTCAACGACACCGTGGCCGCGCGCAGCGAGGTGCTCTCCCTGGTCTGGTACGAATTCAAGAAGCAGTGCATCGAGATTCCCATGCGCCGCCGCCAGCTCTCCGGCGCGCGCAAAGCCACCTGCGCGGCCCCCGGCGACGTGCTCAAGCTGGTGGGAGGCGTCGGCCTGTTCGCGGGAATGCAGCCGGACGAACTGGACCTGCTGGCCCAGTGCGCGGCCATCCGCACGTTCCTGCCCGAAGCCTCCATCATGGAGCGCGGCCAGACCGGGACCACCATGTTCATCCTGGTGGCCGGGCATGTGTCCGTGAGCATCGACGGGAACGAACTGTCAAAGCTCGGCCCCGGCGACGTGTTCGGCGAGATGGCCATGCTGACCGGAGAGCCCAGGCTTGCAGACGTGACCGCGCTTGAGCCGGTGTCCTGCCTGGAGATCGACCGCGAGGCGTTCCGGGGAGTGCTTGAGAAGAACCCCATCCTGGTGAGCAACGTGACCCGGATCTTCCAGGAGCGCGTGAACAAAATGCGCGCCAGCACCCAGGCCGATACGGCCGAATCGACCCAGAGCCTCCTGGACCGCTTCCGGAGCATCTTCTGGTAG